One Dunckerocampus dactyliophorus isolate RoL2022-P2 chromosome 18, RoL_Ddac_1.1, whole genome shotgun sequence genomic region harbors:
- the jmjd8 gene encoding jmjC domain-containing protein 8 → MENITARFLFLTYFRLALIYFIAELKAENLPDDGGWPSQGLHHEGPCNIEVLDGSSLSLRHFLDRYAYSTPVVIRDVTDNTKFRSLCAKSTLLEEYGERKVRLSTANTYSYRKGTAVYPSGTAMDVAFRKYVDDLLRPQSLDVLGSDTLYFFGDNNFTEWQSLFDVYKPPPLVLPRTSRAYSFGIAGAGTGVPFHWHGPGFSEVIHGRKRWFLYPPGKEPHFHPNSTTLSWLTDTYPHLPEHEAPLECTIRPGEVLYFPDRWWHATLNLDTSVFMSTFLGH, encoded by the exons ATGGAAAATATCACCGCTCGCTTTCTGTTTCTGACGTACTTCCGCTTGGCTTTGATATATTTTATTGCTGAACTTAAGGCGGAGAATCTGCCAGATGACGGTGGCTG GCCATCGCAGGGTCTCCACCATGAAGGTCCATGTAACATTGAAGTGCTGGACGGCTCCTCGCTGTCACTGCGTCACTTCCTGGACAG ATATGCATACAGCACACCAGTGGTCATCAGAGATGTGACGGATAACACG AAATTCCGCTCTTTGTGCGCCAAGTCTACTTTACTGGAAGAATACGGTGAACGCAAAGTACGGCTCAGTACCGCCAACACGTATTCTTACAGAAAAGGTACAGCTGTCTACCCATCAGGCACTGCAA TGGACGTGGCCTTCAGAAAGTACGTGGACGACCTGCTCAGGCCTCAGTCGCTGGACGTCCTTGGCAGCG ACACGTTATACTTTTTTGGCGACAACAACTTCACCGAGTGGCAGAGTCTGTTTGACGTCTACAAGCCGCCGCCGTTGGTGTTGCCTCGCACCAGCAGAGCGTACAGCTTCGGCATCGCAG GTGCCGGAACCGGTGTCCCCTTCCACTGGCACGGGCCGGGCTTCTCCGAGGTCATCCACGGGAGGAAG CGTTGGTTCCTCTACCCACCTGGCAAGGAGCCACATTTCCACCCCAACAGCACCACCCTGTCCTGGTTAACAGACACCTACCCCCACCTGCCAGAACACGAAGCCCCACTGGAGTGCACCATCCGACCCGGAGAG GTGCTTTACTTCCCCGACCGCTGGTGGCATGCCACGCTGAACCTGGACACCAGCGTCTTTATGTCCACCTTCCTGGGACATTAA
- the LOC129171246 gene encoding trypsin-3-like isoform X1 has translation MAWREATGTSEKVLLSDRFYCEACLRGVFLHLPSDDCGRVRTSEWRYKSSTTECRSTLDFLIKLNMDLCRCAFLLLVLLVPGGSGQLNECGVSVVNSRIVGGQDATPGAAPWQVSIHRNNFHTCGGSLINNLWVLSAAHCFPSPMITSNLLIYLGRQSQLGNNNDNEVERQVAEVIPHEDYSPVNNDNDVALVRLTEPVDFTDFIRPICLAAQDSDIPVGTDFIVTGWGTIASGVPLPFPQTLQEVSVPVVSNADCNEAYGIITSNMICAGLMEGGRDSCQGDSGGPMVSQSDTDSNETRHVQAGIVSFGEGCALAERPGVYARVSQYQTWISDRVTGPQPGFITFRASTTTSPPTSGVFLLAPLMLFLLPPVLTVLVLS, from the exons ATGGCCTGGAGGGAAGCTACCGGAACATCTGAGAAG GTTCTACTGAGTGACAGGTTCTATTGTGAGGCGTGTTTGCGAGGTGTGTTTCTGCACCTGCCGAGTGACGACTGTGGGCGTGTTCGGACCTCAGAGTGGCGCTACAAGAGCAGCACAACTGAGTGCAGGAGCACTCTGGACTTCCTCATCAAGCTCAACATGGACTTGTGCCGCTGCGCCTTCTTGCTCTTGGTTCTGCTGGTTCCGG GTGGCAGCGGGCAGCTGAATG AATGTGGCGTTTCGGTGGTAAACTCACGCATTGTGGGCGGGCAGGACGCCACCCCGGGGGCGGCGCCCTGGCAAGTAAGTATACACAGAAACAACTTCCACACCTGTGGAGGGTCTCTGATCAACAACCTATGGGTGCTGAGTGCCGCCCACTGCTTCCCCAG CCCCATGATCACCAGCAACCTCCTGATCTATCTGGGCCGCCAGTCCCAGCTAGGCAACAACAACGACAACGAGGTGGAGCGTCAGGTGGCCGAGGTCATCCCCCACGAAGACTACAGTCCCGTAAACAACGACAATGACGTGGCCTTAGTGCGCCTCACAGAACCCGTCGACTTCACTGACTTCATCAGACCCATCTGCCTTGCCGCCCAGGACAGCGACATCCCCGTCGGAACTGACTTCATTGTCACTGGATGGGGAACCATCGCCTCCGGTG TCCCGCTTCCTTTCCCTCAGACTCTGCAGGAAGTGTCGGTCCCGGTGGTGTCCAACGCCGACTGCAACGAAGCGTACGGCATCATCACCAGCAACATGATCTGTGCCGGACTCATGGAGGGCGGGAGAGACTCGTGTCAG GGCGACTCGGGTGGGCCGATGGTGAGCCAGAGTGACACGGACTCCAACGAAACTAGGCATGTCCAAGCCGGCATCGTGAGTTTTGGAGAAGGATGCGCTCTGGCCGAGAGGCCGGGGGTCTACGCCCGAGTGTCTCAGTACCAGACGTGGATCAGCGATCGTGTGACCGGCCCACAGCCGGGTTTCATCACCTTCCGGGCCAGCACCACCACATCCCCACCCACATCTGGCGTGTTCCTCCTGGCTCCTCTGATGCTGTTTCTTCTGCCGCCCGTCCTCACCGTCCTCGTGCTGTCGTGA
- the LOC129171246 gene encoding trypsin-3-like isoform X2 gives MVLLSDRFYCEACLRGVFLHLPSDDCGRVRTSEWRYKSSTTECRSTLDFLIKLNMDLCRCAFLLLVLLVPGGSGQLNECGVSVVNSRIVGGQDATPGAAPWQVSIHRNNFHTCGGSLINNLWVLSAAHCFPSPMITSNLLIYLGRQSQLGNNNDNEVERQVAEVIPHEDYSPVNNDNDVALVRLTEPVDFTDFIRPICLAAQDSDIPVGTDFIVTGWGTIASGVPLPFPQTLQEVSVPVVSNADCNEAYGIITSNMICAGLMEGGRDSCQGDSGGPMVSQSDTDSNETRHVQAGIVSFGEGCALAERPGVYARVSQYQTWISDRVTGPQPGFITFRASTTTSPPTSGVFLLAPLMLFLLPPVLTVLVLS, from the exons ATG GTTCTACTGAGTGACAGGTTCTATTGTGAGGCGTGTTTGCGAGGTGTGTTTCTGCACCTGCCGAGTGACGACTGTGGGCGTGTTCGGACCTCAGAGTGGCGCTACAAGAGCAGCACAACTGAGTGCAGGAGCACTCTGGACTTCCTCATCAAGCTCAACATGGACTTGTGCCGCTGCGCCTTCTTGCTCTTGGTTCTGCTGGTTCCGG GTGGCAGCGGGCAGCTGAATG AATGTGGCGTTTCGGTGGTAAACTCACGCATTGTGGGCGGGCAGGACGCCACCCCGGGGGCGGCGCCCTGGCAAGTAAGTATACACAGAAACAACTTCCACACCTGTGGAGGGTCTCTGATCAACAACCTATGGGTGCTGAGTGCCGCCCACTGCTTCCCCAG CCCCATGATCACCAGCAACCTCCTGATCTATCTGGGCCGCCAGTCCCAGCTAGGCAACAACAACGACAACGAGGTGGAGCGTCAGGTGGCCGAGGTCATCCCCCACGAAGACTACAGTCCCGTAAACAACGACAATGACGTGGCCTTAGTGCGCCTCACAGAACCCGTCGACTTCACTGACTTCATCAGACCCATCTGCCTTGCCGCCCAGGACAGCGACATCCCCGTCGGAACTGACTTCATTGTCACTGGATGGGGAACCATCGCCTCCGGTG TCCCGCTTCCTTTCCCTCAGACTCTGCAGGAAGTGTCGGTCCCGGTGGTGTCCAACGCCGACTGCAACGAAGCGTACGGCATCATCACCAGCAACATGATCTGTGCCGGACTCATGGAGGGCGGGAGAGACTCGTGTCAG GGCGACTCGGGTGGGCCGATGGTGAGCCAGAGTGACACGGACTCCAACGAAACTAGGCATGTCCAAGCCGGCATCGTGAGTTTTGGAGAAGGATGCGCTCTGGCCGAGAGGCCGGGGGTCTACGCCCGAGTGTCTCAGTACCAGACGTGGATCAGCGATCGTGTGACCGGCCCACAGCCGGGTTTCATCACCTTCCGGGCCAGCACCACCACATCCCCACCCACATCTGGCGTGTTCCTCCTGGCTCCTCTGATGCTGTTTCTTCTGCCGCCCGTCCTCACCGTCCTCGTGCTGTCGTGA
- the mfsd11 gene encoding UNC93-like protein MFSD11 — MNPEGKKLMNIIILGVGFMLMFTAFQTCGNIEQTVIKSFNSTSFHASGYTSMAIIYGVFSASNLLAPSVVAIVGPQLAMFFSGLLYSGYIAMFVYPYTWSFYTASVLVGMAAAVLWTAQGNVLTINSTDQTIGRNSGIFWALLQFSLLFGNLYIFLAWHGHVHISDKDRQTVFISLTVISLVGCFLFFLIRKPDADAEGGPGEASEVLQVESSDSTLRSPGSDLCSQAVDAFVQACKLLATKEMLLLSLSIAYTGLELTFYSGVYGTCIGAMTRFGQDAKSLIGISGICIGLGEILGGGVFGMLDKCNQFGRNPVVLLGLITHYVAFYLIFLNIANDAPLAPEAGTDLRAFMEPSVGVALLCSFLLGVGDSCFNTQLLSIIGFTFRDNSAPAFAIFKFIQSILAALAFFYSNFLLLHWQLLILVVVGFLGTLTFFTAERLAQSNWHDSDYDSI, encoded by the exons ATGAATCCGGAGGGGAAGAAGCTGATGAACATCATCATTCTCGGCGTGGGCTTCATGTTGATGTTCACCGCCTTCCAGACGTGTGGCAACATCGAG CAAACCGTCATCAAGAGCTTCAACAGCACCTCCTTTCACGCCAGCGGATACACCAG CATGGCCATCATCTACGGCGTTTTCTCTGCGTCCAACCTGTTGGCGCCCTCCGTGGTCGCCATCGTGGGACCGCAGCTCGCCATGTTCTTCAGCGGTCTTCTGTACAG TGGCTATATCGCCATGTTTGTGTACCCGTACACGTGGAGCTTCTACACGGCTTCTGTGCTGGTGGGCATGGCAGCGGCAG TGTTGTGGACGGCGCAGGGCAACGTGCTCACCATCAACTCTACGGACCAAACCATCGGAAGGAACAGCGGCATTTTTTGGGCTCTGCTGCagttcag cttGCTGTTTGGAAACCTCTACATCTTCTTAGCCTGGCATGGACACGTGCACATTTCAG ACAAGGACCGCCAGACGGTGTTCATCTCTCTGACGGTCATCAGCCTGGTGGGCTGCTTCCTCTTCTTTCTGATCCGGAAGCCCGACGCGGATGCCGAGGGCGGTCCCGGCGAAGCGTCAGAGGTGCTGCAGGTGGAGTCCAGCGACAGCACGCTCAG GTCGCCAGGCTCGGACCTCTGCTCGCAAGCTGTGGATGCTTTCG TGCAGGCATGCAAGCTGTTGGCCACCAAGGAGATGCTCCTGCTCAGCCTGTCCATCGCCTACACAG GTTTGGAGCTCACCTTCTACAGCGGCGTGTACGGCACGTGCATCGGCGCTATGACGCGCTTTGGCCAGGACGCAAAGAGCCTGATCGGAATCTCGGGCATCTGCATCGGCCTGGGGGAGATCTTAG GAGGGGGCGTGTTCGGGATGCTGGACAAGTGCAACCAGTTTGGGAGGAACCCGGTGGTGCTGCTGGGCCTCATCACTCACTACGTGGCCTTCTACCTCATCTTCCTCAACATCGCCAATGATGCTCCTCTGGCGCCTGAGGCAGGGACGGACCTGCGGGCCTTCATGGAGCCCAG TGTGGGCGTGGCATTGCTGTGCAGCTTCCTGTTGGGCGTTGGCGACAGCTGCTTCAACACGCAGCTCCTCAGCATCATCGGCTTCACCTTCAGGGACAACAGCGCTCCCGCCTTCGCCATCTTCAAGTTCATCCAG TCCATCCTGGCGGCGCTGGCCTTCTTCTACAGCAACTTCCTATTGCTGCACTGGCAGCTGCTCATCCTGGTTGTGGTGGGTTTCCTGGGCACGCTCACCTTCTTCACGGCCGAGCGGCTGGCCCAGTCCAACTGGCACGACTCGGACTACGACAGCATCTGA
- the LOC129171247 gene encoding uncharacterized protein LOC129171247 isoform X2, giving the protein MMPPLAPDPSCGKISVGRKLSLLFERQQQDMQHVRGLQASILQLQRDCEDLQKAVGRLHDDNKHKHLHILQLLRSQDQLQDTKADKHSLHAKVCQLDKLIQDQWNDIQERMSLPEHSQHRHAAAVRKQLLCLSCDPPIITHLQAPTSVGVSPSRTLTDVADFRYPKVSRSCGGGHTVTSGSQRRFSVWRHHSHAAGGATVQSEATKTMAAHEVLSKASRPASARTLTPQNSPGRTFGAKVNVAPPPSGCSSTS; this is encoded by the exons ATGATGCCGCCTTTGGCCCCTGACCCCTCCTGCGGCAAGATAAGCGTGGGCAGGAAGTTGAGTCTTCTGTTTGAGCGGCAGCAGCAGGACATGCag cACGTGCGCGGCCTGCAGGCATCCATTTTGCAGCTTCAGAGAGACTGTGAGGATCTGCAGAAAGCTGTGGGGCGTCTCCATGAcgacaacaaacacaaacaccttCACATCCTG CAACTCCTGAGGAGCCAAGACCAGCTGCAGGACACGAAGGCCGACAAACACTCGCTTCACGCCAAAGTC TGTCAGCTCGACAAGCTGATCCAAGACCAGTGGAATGACATCCAGGAGAGAATGTCGCTTCCGGAACATTCCCAGCACCGCCACGCCGCTGCTGTCAGGAA acagCTGTTGTGTCTCTCCTGTGACCCGCCCATCATCACACACCTTCAAGCACC TACAAGTGTAGGAGTGTCGCCCAGCAGGACATTGACAGACGTCGCAGACTTCAG GTACCCCAAGGTGTCCCGCAGCTGTGGGGGGGGTCACACAGTGACCTCTGGCTCCCAAAGACGCTTCAGTGTGTGGAGACACCACAGCCACGCAGCAGGGGGCGCCACAGTGCAG TCAGAGGCGACAAAGACAATGGCAGCACATGAGGTGCTCAGCAAAG CTTCCAGGCCTGCATCTGCTCGGACCCTCACACCTCAGAACTCCCCGGGTCGGACCTTTGGCGCCAAAGTGAAtgtagccccgcctccaagTGGCTGCTCCTCCACTTCCTGA
- the LOC129171247 gene encoding uncharacterized protein LOC129171247 isoform X1, with translation MMPPLAPDPSCGKISVGRKLSLLFERQQQDMQHVRGLQASILQLQRDCEDLQKAVGRLHDDNKHKHLHILQLLRSQDQLQDTKADKHSLHAKVCQLDKLIQDQWNDIQERMSLPEHSQHRHAAAVRKQLLCLSCDPPIITHLQAPTSVGVSPSRTLTDVADFRYPKVSRSCGGGHTVTSGSQRRFSVWRHHSHAAGGATVQVTRPPVQQIETCLLCVCVCVCVCVCGSQRRQRQWQHMRCSAKLPGLHLLGPSHLRTPRVGPLAPK, from the exons ATGATGCCGCCTTTGGCCCCTGACCCCTCCTGCGGCAAGATAAGCGTGGGCAGGAAGTTGAGTCTTCTGTTTGAGCGGCAGCAGCAGGACATGCag cACGTGCGCGGCCTGCAGGCATCCATTTTGCAGCTTCAGAGAGACTGTGAGGATCTGCAGAAAGCTGTGGGGCGTCTCCATGAcgacaacaaacacaaacaccttCACATCCTG CAACTCCTGAGGAGCCAAGACCAGCTGCAGGACACGAAGGCCGACAAACACTCGCTTCACGCCAAAGTC TGTCAGCTCGACAAGCTGATCCAAGACCAGTGGAATGACATCCAGGAGAGAATGTCGCTTCCGGAACATTCCCAGCACCGCCACGCCGCTGCTGTCAGGAA acagCTGTTGTGTCTCTCCTGTGACCCGCCCATCATCACACACCTTCAAGCACC TACAAGTGTAGGAGTGTCGCCCAGCAGGACATTGACAGACGTCGCAGACTTCAG GTACCCCAAGGTGTCCCGCAGCTGTGGGGGGGGTCACACAGTGACCTCTGGCTCCCAAAGACGCTTCAGTGTGTGGAGACACCACAGCCACGCAGCAGGGGGCGCCACAGTGCAGGTAACAAGGCCTCCAGTGCAACAGATAGAAACAtgcttattgtgtgtgtgtgtgtgtgtgtgtgtgtgtgtgtgcggcagTCAGAGGCGACAAAGACAATGGCAGCACATGAGGTGCTCAGCAAAG CTTCCAGGCCTGCATCTGCTCGGACCCTCACACCTCAGAACTCCCCGGGTCGGACCTTTGGCGCCAAAGTGA
- the LOC129171247 gene encoding uncharacterized protein LOC129171247 isoform X3, with amino-acid sequence MMPPLAPDPSCGKISVGRKLSLLFERQQQDMQHVRGLQASILQLQRDCEDLQKAVGRLHDDNKHKHLHILQLLRSQDQLQDTKADKHSLHAKVCQLDKLIQDQWNDIQERMSLPEHSQHRHAAAVRKQLLCLSCDPPIITHLQAPTSVGVSPSRTLTDVADFRYPKVSRSCGGGHTVTSGSQRRFSVWRHHSHAAGGATVQLPGLHLLGPSHLRTPRVGPLAPK; translated from the exons ATGATGCCGCCTTTGGCCCCTGACCCCTCCTGCGGCAAGATAAGCGTGGGCAGGAAGTTGAGTCTTCTGTTTGAGCGGCAGCAGCAGGACATGCag cACGTGCGCGGCCTGCAGGCATCCATTTTGCAGCTTCAGAGAGACTGTGAGGATCTGCAGAAAGCTGTGGGGCGTCTCCATGAcgacaacaaacacaaacaccttCACATCCTG CAACTCCTGAGGAGCCAAGACCAGCTGCAGGACACGAAGGCCGACAAACACTCGCTTCACGCCAAAGTC TGTCAGCTCGACAAGCTGATCCAAGACCAGTGGAATGACATCCAGGAGAGAATGTCGCTTCCGGAACATTCCCAGCACCGCCACGCCGCTGCTGTCAGGAA acagCTGTTGTGTCTCTCCTGTGACCCGCCCATCATCACACACCTTCAAGCACC TACAAGTGTAGGAGTGTCGCCCAGCAGGACATTGACAGACGTCGCAGACTTCAG GTACCCCAAGGTGTCCCGCAGCTGTGGGGGGGGTCACACAGTGACCTCTGGCTCCCAAAGACGCTTCAGTGTGTGGAGACACCACAGCCACGCAGCAGGGGGCGCCACAGTGCAG CTTCCAGGCCTGCATCTGCTCGGACCCTCACACCTCAGAACTCCCCGGGTCGGACCTTTGGCGCCAAAGTGA